The Candidatus Binatia bacterium genome includes a window with the following:
- a CDS encoding amidohydrolase — translation MLRNAHLVFLALVLACPASAAETADRILSQGNVITVDPQKPRAEAIAIRDGKILAVGTNEEILALSGPTTVVEVLDGKTVLPGFIDAHGHFSMQAQMTFMRNIASAPVGAVRNIPDLQREMRAQVESPMTKATGWVIGFGYDDSLLAENRHPTREELDAVSRERPVVALHVSLHLAAANSKALELAGITADTEDPAGGIIRRKPGSREPDGVLEESAIRLLLEKLPTADGPQALLPLIAVQQTYARHGITTAQDGATDPAGLRTLQQAAKAGMLKIDVVAFPLWETAVDSIGDQPVGTYQNGLKIGGVKMILDGSPQGKTAFLTKPYEVAPPGLDPEYRGYPAMPDNDVAEYVAVFAEKGWPLLAHANGDAAADQLLAAVAAVAETRPEKDHRTVMIHAQTVREDQLDQMVELGMIPSFFVAHTFFWGDWHRDSVLGDERARKISPANTAGKKGLRYTFHNDSPVVPPDMMRLIWTGVNRKTRSGQTLGWQERVTPMEAIEAVTIDAARQHFDEATRGSIEPGKLADLVVLDQDPLTAPVDSLASIAVTETIKKGITIYPATPRTP, via the coding sequence ATGTTGCGCAATGCCCATCTCGTCTTTCTCGCTCTTGTTCTGGCGTGCCCCGCATCGGCGGCAGAGACCGCCGATCGAATCCTCTCGCAAGGCAATGTGATCACCGTCGACCCCCAGAAACCCCGAGCCGAGGCGATCGCAATTCGCGACGGGAAGATTCTTGCCGTCGGCACCAACGAAGAGATTCTCGCGCTGAGCGGTCCGACCACAGTGGTAGAGGTTCTGGATGGCAAAACCGTCCTGCCCGGTTTCATCGACGCCCACGGCCACTTCAGCATGCAGGCGCAGATGACTTTCATGCGCAATATTGCTTCCGCACCGGTCGGTGCGGTGCGCAATATTCCCGATCTGCAACGCGAGATGCGCGCGCAGGTCGAGTCCCCGATGACCAAGGCGACCGGTTGGGTGATCGGCTTTGGCTACGACGACTCACTGCTCGCAGAGAACAGACATCCAACGCGCGAGGAACTCGACGCCGTTTCCCGGGAACGGCCCGTGGTCGCCCTGCATGTTTCGCTGCATCTCGCCGCCGCCAACAGCAAGGCTCTGGAACTCGCGGGGATCACAGCGGATACCGAAGATCCAGCAGGAGGCATCATTCGACGTAAACCAGGCTCCCGCGAGCCCGACGGCGTCCTCGAAGAGTCAGCCATTCGTCTCCTCCTCGAAAAATTACCAACTGCGGATGGCCCGCAGGCACTCCTGCCGTTGATCGCGGTCCAGCAAACCTATGCGCGTCATGGAATCACGACCGCGCAGGACGGAGCGACCGATCCAGCCGGCCTGCGAACCCTGCAGCAAGCGGCCAAAGCCGGAATGCTCAAGATCGATGTCGTCGCTTTCCCCCTTTGGGAAACCGCTGTCGACTCGATTGGCGACCAACCCGTGGGCACCTATCAAAACGGCCTGAAGATCGGAGGCGTCAAAATGATTCTCGATGGATCACCTCAGGGGAAAACTGCCTTTCTGACAAAACCCTACGAAGTCGCTCCTCCCGGATTGGACCCGGAATATCGGGGCTACCCCGCCATGCCTGATAACGACGTCGCCGAGTATGTGGCTGTCTTCGCTGAAAAGGGTTGGCCGCTTCTCGCCCACGCCAATGGAGATGCGGCTGCAGATCAGTTGCTGGCTGCCGTCGCCGCGGTCGCCGAGACCCGACCGGAAAAAGATCATCGAACGGTGATGATCCACGCGCAAACTGTGCGCGAAGACCAACTCGACCAAATGGTGGAACTTGGCATGATTCCCTCCTTCTTCGTCGCGCATACCTTCTTCTGGGGGGACTGGCATCGCGACTCGGTTCTGGGCGACGAACGCGCCCGAAAGATCAGCCCGGCGAACACCGCAGGCAAAAAAGGCCTCCGCTATACCTTCCATAACGACAGCCCTGTGGTGCCCCCCGACATGATGCGACTGATCTGGACCGGGGTGAATCGAAAAACCCGCAGCGGCCAGACCTTGGGATGGCAGGAGCGCGTCACGCCGATGGAGGCAATCGAAGCGGTCACCATCGACGCCGCCCGTCAACATTTCGATGAGGCAACCCGAGGATCCATCGAACCAGGCAAATTAGCTGATCTTGTCGTTCTCGATCAGGACCCGCTCACGGCCCCGGTAGACTCGCTGGCCTCGATCGCCGTCACGGAAACGATCAAAAAAGGGATAACCATCTATCCCGCAACGCCCCGAACACCCTGA